The sequence CCCAAGTGTATAAATCACCAGATGCTGACAGGGCACATGTATGAAACTCACCACACGCAACAAAATCAATGTTTGTCACAGCCAAAAATTCAACCAGTCGAGGACGAGTAAAGTCCTTTTCGATCCCATGACCCAGTCGGCCCCCAGATTCCTCTCCCCAAGTAAAAACCTCACCTTGCCTCGTGACAAGAGCAACATGGCGAACTCCACAAGCAATTTGATGTACATCAAGTACTATATTTGTCTCCAATGGTTTAGGAGTTAGAACGTCAATTTTTATGGGAATTGGAATCCCAGTACCATCTGTTGCCACTCCATCGGACCAAATCTCCCCCCAAAGATAAAGATCACCAAGTGATTCTATGTCGTCTAGGCCAGAACTCTGACTTGAACAACTAGGAGCACTCGATACACTAATTCGAAAACCATCTGCATTGCTAGTTCTTGGTTGCATGATTGCACATTCAGGCCCCACATGTGAGCTTGAACTATTGAAGCTATCCTGGGAAGTGGAATCTGTGGAGATTCTGCCACGGGGAAGACTCGACACAAAATCTAGTGTTGTTCCAAAAGGGCGATTATCTTGAGAGCTCTCACTACTGTGTAACTGAAAAACACACATGTGAATTAGTTTACTAGTTTAGTAGAAGTTTTCACCAACACACTATAAACCTCATCAACATAAAGATACAGATTGGAGTTAATTTTGACaatgagaagaaaacaacTATTCGTAGCGGAACAGTAACAAAACCAATTTGGACCAGAACTTCACAGAGTTGTAAAGAAAGTATTATCCGATGTACACATTTCGTGCTCTTGAATTTCAGATATCTACATATTCTTACTTCAGTAATCACAACagaaattcaacaaaattttaaaaccaaCAGGTTTTCATAGTGACACGAGAACAGTTAGTTGGGGAATGATTTggaatacataaaataataacttcaataaatgcataaaagtataaaaaattgtaggCAGTGTTGACAGGGAAAAAGAATGTGAAAACATGACAAGAGAAACATTAGAATATGAGCTGTGATGAAATTACATCATAATCTTCACTTTTAGTATGCCGACCACGTGGTTGGCTCGTTGATATTAACCCCTTCAGGCCAGCAAGCCAAACCTCAGATTCGACTTTGTCCTTGCAGATCTATAAAGGTCAAAAAGCTGCAACCAGTAAGCAACAACTTGTAGCTAAAAGTGTCACGTCAATTacaattcttgaaataaaaaactgACCAGATCAAGTGATCTTTCGCCGTTATTATATATCAGCGAAAATGACAAGTAGTCCTTTTCTGGGCgtaaatatcttttaaatacagGCTGCACAGACATAGGAGAacgggaaaaaaaaatctcaattaaTCAGTTTTTCTATCTAATTGAGGATGTAAGTCTTCGGCAGTATTTTatcaaaagtaaattaaatgaaCTCTAAGATATAATTATCGAGAGAGATGTTTGCTAACTCACGGTTCTCTGTCCAGGAATAATCCGTGAAACAGATGATAACGTCAAATTCCTTTCTGCTCCATGTGAGTACCAGATTAATGTTGTTTCATCCTGAAAACATCATAAAATCCTAATAATCTCAATGTATTCCAGGTTATCTAACCATATGGAGATTTATATAAGCGAACCATTTGctttatttaatacatttaaacCAACATGCAAATAAATGTATCCAACAAAACAGAGTGGGGTTTCAtaaagattataaattatttacaagcAGACAAATCAAACATCGTTTTGCAAAATGCTTGAAACTACCAAATGACAACTCTATGCAGTCAAAATTTCCTAAACTTAACAATTCCATGAAAAAAAAGTCaagtatacaattaaaaaGGGATGATGTCtcatattcaaaaaatttagtatttacAACAACAAAAACCTGAATTTTTAGATAACACCACAAAATTTGAGGAATGAACCTTATGTTACACTCATTTTTATATACGTATGTTAGACTTTCAACTTGTTGTTTGAATGAcctagataattattttataaaagttaaaacatTGTCAAGCTAGATAGTCATTTTACAATGAAAGTTAAAATAAGATACATGTAAAGTATGAAATTAGAAGTTCGAATGTGAATGATGGAATAAGATAATTGCTTACTGGAGAAAGTCTGAATGTACAAAACTTAGGCTTCCCTTTTCGGCTGTACTTGATTAGTTGTGTTCCTTTCTTCAAAGCAATAAGTGCCTtcaggggaaaaaaaagagtaataatTGCATGCGGAGACAAAGGTCTAacttatcaaatattttattggacAAATATCACAAAGTGTCTAGTAATATCAGAAGTGCTGAACCAAGTTCCTACTGATAACCTTCATGACAGATAACCAAACAACTCTTATCACCCAAGAGTTCTATGTTACAACTATGCAACTCCTATCACAATAATTTAAGCTACTCCAGCTGAGAAGAGATTTAgttcatttaatttgtataatgcATATAGGAGGAAAAGAATAGAAATTACAGGACTATTGATCATAGTTCCCCTTTTTGTTCCCTCTAATAGTCCGctaataaactaaaaaatttgaaaatcctCTCTATCTTAAAACAAAAGCTAAAATTTACTCCAGCtgaattaagaaaaacaaatacattTCCTAGGCATTCTTCAACTTCCTTCTCCATAAACTAAAGCTAGAAAAGCTAAATTCCTGAAGCAACATATTACTCTCTTTTTTCAACAGGATGGTAGTCTTTTGCGAGAActttagaattttcttctcccagaaaatattcatttaggTTGCTCCCTACCCGAAAACCTCTACCAATTTTAAATGTTTGGAACTTTTTACCCCAAGAGCTCAAACAAGGCAAAGTTTCCATAAACTTTGAAGGCCGACACTCATATTCACTCAAGACATGATTCCACTACGACTATACTTATTTGGAAGTGATCTTTTAGTAAACCACCTAAACAATCACCTCAGTTGAATACTCAgattagaagaagaaaaacacatAACCACTGCCCTCATACATTCGCCACAACCTAACTAACCCATAATTCACCTACTTATGTGGTAGGACACTTAATAAAAGAGTACTTTAGCGCATTCCAAACAGAAATGCaacttttaaatatcaaaactaTACAAACAACCTCGCTAATCACATGAGATTCAAGGGTTACACATGTGAACAATGCTTTGATTcttccacaaaaaaaaattcagattatACGAgttgaaattgagaaaaaacaGGGCTACCTGATCAATGTCACGGTCAGGGTTGCCATAACTAGCAGGATCTGCCATTCCATCTGAAACAAATATTGGGTTTCCACCGAATAAACCTACTTATTGTCCCAACCATTCGTATTGTCTTCATAGATGATGCCAATGCACTTTTCTTCTCCGCCCAAACATCAACTTCccagaaaaaataatgaacaGATTACAACTTTATCCCGAGTGTTCGTGTGTGTTTTCCCTTCTTgatcttgaaaatatatttgctcGATACTTCgatttgttgatatttctTCGGTGATCCAAGAAGATTATCTACTGATCCACTTAAGATTCACCAAAGAAACTCAAGATTTTGAGCGAATTCATCATGTTTGGACAATGATGTGAAATGGGTTCTAACAGTTTCGTCATGAGACTCACCGGAGATGGAGAGAGAAAATTACACCAGATTAGGAGAATGTTGGCAGCTGATGAGAAGAGAATGGCGATGCGAAGTTCGCGCGCTTATTTGTCCTCTTTAACTACCTTATAATTAAACTTCTCATTATCGCCCTTAATCATCTTCCATCTCATATTTTCCATTAATAGCATTTAAAACTTAGATTAGGTTATTAATAAGCATATGTAAATtgagaataattacacttccatCCCctgatttttaatataattacacgttaattctctataatttgatatattatatttaacatttaaaacttacttccatctaacaaatatatactttCATTATTcgaaatttactaaatttattaatattaacaaagaaactaaataaaaattgatatttacccttgattgatttattaaaaatttattgcaagtcaaataatttttttctagttaaattattattataacgGTAAAAATTTACCCCTTCATATGTATTAACATATGTAGacgtataagggtaatttaatcataaaaatatttaattatttgaccaGTAATAAACCAATTGGCGgtaaatagaatttttatccaactttttgttaattttaattttaatgaattttaactaacagagagatctatttatttaattaaagcaaacATTAGAAGTATTAGAATCATAACTTAGAATCAGATCTTCGTTATCTAATCGAACTCGAAACATGCCATTGGACAGCGATTCaattcttaattttgtaaagatttttgtaataaaatgataatacaTTAGAATTAATTAGTGTGGATGTGTTTCGTATTGTTAATGatgtcaaatcaatatatttttttatttaatgaaaataataattttatttttaaaccaTACACTAATCATTTATCATATCATCGATCTTCTTTTCGTATATTAATTACACActgaatatataataaatatcatataaataatttaatttcaactaaACTCAATCTAAATTAGAATTATGAACTCAACAATCATGGGATTAAATTATCCGACTCATCAACGGAAGAAACCACGGCAGGCATgcagatagagagagagagagagagtcgaCAATTGTATTGCTCTCAGCATCTGAACGCCACATAGCAAAACCCACCATCTTATGTGTAGATTCAGGAAACCCCCGCCTTCAATCCTCAGCCATGCAGAAGAAACAAACACGCATGCAGAAGCACTGCAGCCAGGTGTTTCACCAACTCAATTTACGTGTCAAATACTAACCCCATTCTCCACTTCTATAAATCCCCTCGCCTTCCACTTCCAGTCGCCACTTCTCACTACACCCCCCAAGCAATCACCTCCATGGCTAATAGCTTGCTTTTGCTCTCTCTCAGTCTCAGCTTTCTCTTCTTGTTCCATGGCTGTGTAGCTCAGCTCGAGCTCCAGCAGCAGCGCTACTGGCAGAGCTTGCAGCAACACCAGCAGCACCGCCTCCGGGCCAAGACTGAGTGCCAGGTCCAGCAGCTCACAGCCCGCCAGCCCAGTTCCCGCCTCCAGTCGGAAGCCGGTGTCACCGAGTTCTGGGACGCGAATAACGAGGAATTTCAGTGCGCCGGGATTGAGTTTGTTCGCCACACTATCCAACCTAGAGGCCTCTTGCTGCCGTACTACACCAATGCCCCTCAACTGGTCTACATTGTGCAAGGCCAGTACTTTTTGCAGCCctctctttaattttctattattgttTATGTTGTACTGATCTTAATTTCGTGTAAAATGTGTATGTACAGGCAGTGGAATCCAGGGGACTGTAATTCCGGGCTGCGCGGAGACTTATGAATCGGAATCAGGCGTCGGTTCTActggagaagaagaaggtcGCCAGAGAACAGATCGCCACCAGAAGCTACGGCGGTTCCGTCGTGGTGATGTCCTCGCATTGAGGGAGGGTGTCACCCACTGGGCTTATAACGACGGAGACACCCCGATAATCAGCGTCTCGATCCGCGACGTTGCAAACGAAGCCAACCAGCTCGATTTGAAATTCAGAGTAAGTAAGAGATTGGGTGATGAATTCGTGATcctgaaattatatatagttttctGATCGATTCTTGAAATGTGTCAATTTCATGAACAACCGACAGAAATTTTTCCTGGCTGGAAACCCTCAAACAGCGCAATTCCAAGGCCAACAGGAGAGAGAACAACAACCCAGAGGCGAGGGCAGGAGAGGTCAAGAAGAAGGGCAAGGAACAAGCAACATATTCAATGGATTTAACGAGGAATTCTTGGCCGAGAGCTTCAACATTGATCCCCAACTAATAAGGAAATTGCAGTCAAGGGAGGACAACAGGGGCATCATCGTCCGAGCCGAAAGGCCGCTCAGATTGGTCTTGCCTGAATACGGACGAGAAGAGCAGCAGCGACAGCGGGAGcaaggaagaggaggaggataCATGAATGGCCTGGAAGAAACAATATGTTCCCTCAGGATCAGGGAAAACATAGAACACACCGCCGCCACTCATTCCTACAACCCACGAGGCGGCCGCATCAGCACAATCAACAGCCAGACTCTCCCCATCCTCAGTCAGCTCCGCCTCAGCGCTGAAAAAGGAGTTCTCTACAGGGTACGTAAACACAGAGTTAAGTCGATACACGAACTACATAGTACTAACTCAATGACCTTAATTTGAAACGCCCGCAGAACGGAATAACGGCACCACACTGGAGCACGAACTCCCACTCCGCATT comes from Sesamum indicum cultivar Zhongzhi No. 13 linkage group LG10, S_indicum_v1.0, whole genome shotgun sequence and encodes:
- the LOC105171778 gene encoding legumin B-like precursor (The RefSeq protein has 2 substitutions compared to this genomic sequence), translated to MANSLLLLSLSLSFLFLFHGCVAQLELQQQRYWQSLQQHQQHRLRAKTECQVQQLTARQPSSRLQSEAGVTEFWDANNEEFQCAGIEFVRHTIQPRGLLLPYYTNAPQLVYIVRGSGIQGTVIPGCAETYESESGVGSTGEEEGRQRTDRHQKLRRFRRGDVLALREGVTHWAYNDGDTPIISVSIRDVANEANQLDLKFRKFFLAGNPQTAQFQGQQEREQQPRGEGRRGQEEGQGTSNIFNGFNEEFLAESFNTDPQLIRKLQSREDNRGIIVRAERPLRLVLPEYGREEQQRQREQGRGGGYMNGLEETICSLRIRENIEHTAATHSYNPRGGRISTINSQTLPILSQLRLSAEKGVLYRNGITAPHWSTNSHSALYVTRGSARIQVVGHKGRSVLNEEVNEGQLVVVPQNFALAIRAGEQGFEYVTFRTNDNAMKSELAGRLSAIRAMPDEVVMNAFGVSREDARNLKYNRDEATVFSPGGRTGGYA